In Microbacterium sp. SLBN-146, one genomic interval encodes:
- a CDS encoding alpha/beta fold hydrolase — protein sequence MTTIDEAQNSDRAIGDIDWHVFPDGTRRDEFIAPSGRLARVRLGDPSAPRVVLVPGVAGSKEDFILLMPVLAAAGYLVESYDIAGHYESVGAGPANLDPARERFDHDLFVDDLVAVLEAGRTPAHVLGYSFAGLVVELALVRRPDLFASMTLMSAPPAVGQVFRGVKHIGLISDMPPHRAAGLILWGIRYNLNRTPPQRIAFVRERMAVTSRACIDDVVGLMMTMPDITDALAAIDVPALIAVGEQDLWPTAQHESWARRIGARLAVYPTGHAPCETAPNQLARDMIRMFERGGE from the coding sequence ATGACCACCATCGATGAGGCGCAGAACAGCGATCGGGCGATCGGGGACATCGACTGGCACGTCTTTCCGGACGGCACCAGGCGCGATGAGTTCATCGCTCCGAGCGGACGACTGGCCCGCGTGCGGCTCGGCGATCCGTCGGCGCCGCGCGTCGTGCTCGTGCCCGGTGTCGCGGGTTCGAAGGAGGATTTCATCCTTCTCATGCCGGTCCTCGCCGCCGCCGGTTATCTCGTGGAGTCTTACGACATCGCGGGACACTACGAGTCGGTCGGTGCGGGGCCCGCGAACCTCGATCCTGCGCGTGAGCGCTTCGACCACGACCTGTTCGTCGACGATCTCGTGGCGGTGCTCGAGGCGGGGCGCACGCCCGCGCACGTCCTGGGCTACAGCTTCGCGGGTCTGGTGGTCGAGCTCGCCCTCGTGCGGCGACCCGATCTGTTCGCGAGCATGACACTGATGTCCGCACCGCCCGCCGTGGGACAGGTCTTCCGCGGCGTCAAGCACATCGGCCTGATCTCCGACATGCCGCCGCACCGTGCGGCGGGCCTCATCCTGTGGGGCATCCGCTACAACCTCAATCGCACGCCGCCGCAGCGAATCGCTTTCGTGCGCGAGCGGATGGCCGTGACGTCCCGCGCATGCATCGACGACGTCGTCGGCCTCATGATGACGATGCCCGACATCACGGATGCGCTCGCGGCGATCGACGTCCCGGCTCTCATCGCGGTCGGGGAACAGGATCTGTGGCCCACGGCTCAGCACGAGTCGTGGGCGCGGCGCATCGGCGCTCGTCTCGCCGTCTATCCGACGGGCCATGCGCCGTGCGAGACGGCGCCGAACCAACTCGCCCGCGACATGATCCGGATGTTCGAGCGAGGAGGAGAATGA
- a CDS encoding peptidase, with translation MIEINWLAFVQVFAAALIGAVVVVTFYAMGLRLLVRAGRAPVVAPAEFTDAITVISAKDAKRAEKAAAKAAKRSPLSEREKAVALVGAYASFGVCAAAVLGGILLIVFNH, from the coding sequence ATGATCGAGATCAACTGGCTCGCCTTCGTCCAGGTGTTCGCGGCAGCCCTGATCGGCGCGGTGGTCGTCGTGACGTTCTACGCGATGGGTCTGCGGCTCCTCGTGCGCGCGGGGCGGGCGCCCGTCGTTGCGCCCGCGGAGTTCACCGACGCGATCACGGTGATCTCCGCCAAGGACGCGAAGCGAGCCGAGAAGGCGGCTGCCAAGGCGGCGAAGAGGAGCCCTCTGAGCGAGCGCGAGAAGGCCGTCGCTCTCGTCGGGGCGTACGCGTCGTTCGGCGTCTGCGCGGCCGCCGTGCTCGGTGGCATCCTGCTCATCGTCTTCAACCACTGA
- a CDS encoding PrsW family intramembrane metalloprotease, which produces MTMDPGAPRSRPSLTPPAFPSSLAQPSVATPATIPAVGTVPSELPVQPRKGRTAPIWAIGILVLILVGLVAYFLDAIGPGASLVGMVLALLPLAGVLIAVRLVDRWEPEPRGLVIFAVAWGAIASVGIALGVDLALSLLFGAAGAPGSDVFSSVVQAPIVEEVAKGLGLYIIFVTARRAFDGPVDGIVYGALVGAGFAFTENIQYFAISFLEGGAADASATFFIRGILSPFAHVMFTCVTGFALGLAARRGAKSAIGPLLLGLVGAIALHALWNGSAVFGDFFGLYWTLQVPLFAAFILGVLALRREEARLTRVRLGDYADAGWFTRQEVDMLATSAGRKAALAWAGTLRGDRRPIMRGFIVDATGLAAARQRAVSGRDPHAREDEHALLARTAAARAALFAP; this is translated from the coding sequence ATGACGATGGACCCCGGTGCCCCCCGCTCGCGCCCGTCGCTGACTCCGCCCGCTTTCCCGTCTTCGCTCGCGCAGCCGAGCGTCGCCACGCCGGCGACGATTCCCGCCGTGGGGACTGTGCCGTCCGAGCTGCCGGTGCAGCCCCGGAAAGGGCGGACCGCCCCGATCTGGGCGATCGGCATCCTCGTCCTGATCCTCGTGGGACTCGTCGCCTACTTCCTCGATGCGATCGGGCCCGGTGCGTCGCTCGTCGGGATGGTCCTCGCCCTCCTTCCGCTCGCCGGCGTTCTCATCGCCGTGCGGCTCGTCGACCGATGGGAGCCCGAGCCCCGCGGACTCGTGATCTTCGCGGTCGCGTGGGGCGCGATCGCATCCGTCGGCATCGCGCTCGGCGTCGACCTCGCGCTGTCGCTCCTCTTCGGTGCGGCAGGCGCCCCCGGCTCCGATGTCTTCTCGAGTGTCGTTCAGGCCCCGATCGTCGAGGAGGTCGCGAAGGGGCTGGGCCTGTACATCATCTTCGTGACGGCACGTCGCGCGTTCGACGGTCCCGTCGACGGCATCGTCTACGGAGCGCTCGTGGGCGCCGGCTTCGCCTTCACCGAGAACATCCAGTACTTCGCGATCAGCTTCCTCGAGGGCGGGGCCGCCGATGCATCCGCGACGTTCTTCATCCGAGGGATCCTCTCGCCGTTCGCCCACGTCATGTTCACGTGCGTCACGGGTTTCGCGCTGGGACTCGCGGCGCGACGCGGCGCGAAGAGCGCCATCGGTCCGCTGCTTCTCGGGTTGGTCGGCGCCATCGCCCTGCACGCCCTCTGGAACGGCTCCGCCGTCTTCGGCGACTTCTTCGGCCTCTACTGGACCCTCCAGGTTCCGCTCTTCGCGGCGTTCATCCTGGGTGTGCTCGCGTTGCGTCGAGAGGAGGCGCGGCTCACTCGCGTCCGCCTCGGCGACTACGCGGACGCCGGCTGGTTCACGCGGCAAGAGGTCGACATGCTCGCGACGTCGGCGGGGCGCAAGGCGGCGCTCGCGTGGGCGGGAACGCTGCGCGGTGATCGCCGCCCCATCATGCGGGGTTTCATCGTGGATGCCACGGGTCTGGCTGCCGCGCGCCAGCGGGCCGTGTCCGGTCGGGATCCGCACGCGCGCGAAGACGAGCATGCGCTGCTGGCGCGCACGGCGGCCGCACGCGCCGCGTTGTTCGCGCCGTAG
- a CDS encoding phosphodiesterase, translated as MDAASVRFGQYPPAGRTIVHLSDTHLLGGDARLSGTIDTAANLARTLETVERTGLRPDALVFTGDLTDLGEPEAYRALRAAVEPVAARLGAPIVWVAGNHDERPAMRRELWGAEETEEALTSVHDLGGLRLVALDTSVPGWHHGELDDRQLDWLRDVLTTPAPLGTIIALHHPPLPSHIPLFDILELRDQHRLAAVLAGSDVRAILGGHLHYSTSGTFGGIPVNVAAATCYTMNLARPGVEVNGMDAGQSFHLVHVYDSTITHSVVPIDQAPTGDHFTREWVERMAALTPEQRLEAFSRKPA; from the coding sequence ATGGACGCGGCATCCGTTCGATTCGGTCAGTACCCACCCGCCGGGCGCACGATCGTGCACCTGAGCGACACGCATCTCCTGGGCGGCGACGCGCGGCTCAGCGGCACGATCGACACGGCGGCGAACCTCGCCCGCACGCTCGAGACGGTGGAGCGGACAGGACTCCGCCCCGACGCGCTCGTCTTCACGGGCGATCTCACGGATCTCGGCGAACCGGAGGCGTACCGCGCTCTCCGCGCCGCCGTCGAGCCTGTCGCCGCACGACTCGGGGCGCCGATCGTCTGGGTCGCGGGCAATCACGACGAGCGTCCCGCGATGCGGCGAGAGCTCTGGGGGGCCGAGGAGACCGAGGAGGCGCTCACGTCGGTCCATGACCTCGGCGGGCTGCGACTCGTGGCGCTCGACACGTCGGTGCCCGGCTGGCATCACGGAGAGCTCGACGATCGCCAGCTCGACTGGCTGCGCGACGTGTTGACGACTCCGGCGCCTCTCGGCACGATCATCGCGTTGCACCATCCTCCGCTCCCGTCGCACATTCCGCTGTTCGACATCCTCGAGTTGCGCGACCAGCACCGCCTTGCGGCCGTCCTCGCCGGATCGGACGTGCGCGCCATTCTCGGCGGTCACCTGCACTACTCGACGAGCGGGACGTTCGGCGGCATCCCCGTGAACGTCGCGGCAGCCACGTGCTACACGATGAACCTGGCGCGCCCGGGGGTCGAAGTGAACGGGATGGATGCCGGGCAGTCGTTCCACCTCGTGCATGTGTACGACTCGACGATCACCCATTCGGTCGTGCCGATCGACCAAGCGCCCACGGGGGATCACTTCACGCGGGAGTGGGTCGAGCGCATGGCCGCCCTCACACCGGAGCAACGGCTCGAGGCGTTCTCGCGGAAGCCCGCGTAA
- a CDS encoding YceI family protein, with protein sequence MTTNTIEIPGYKVGTWVLDPSHSEVGFSVRHMMISKVRGAFAIKSATLTAPENPLEASLTAHVDAASLSTKDEGRDQHLRSADFFDVENYPTIDFVSTGVRIEDGDFLVDGDLTIRGTTKPVTFEVDFGGFGSDPWGNYKAGATAKTVINREDFGLTWNAALESGGVLVGKDVTISLDLQGAHQA encoded by the coding sequence ATGACCACGAACACCATCGAGATCCCCGGCTACAAGGTCGGAACCTGGGTCCTCGACCCGTCGCACAGCGAGGTCGGATTCAGCGTCCGCCACATGATGATCTCGAAGGTCCGTGGCGCATTCGCGATCAAGAGCGCAACCCTCACGGCGCCCGAGAACCCGCTCGAGGCCTCGCTGACCGCGCACGTCGACGCCGCGTCGCTCTCGACGAAGGACGAGGGTCGCGACCAGCACCTCCGGTCGGCGGACTTCTTCGACGTCGAGAACTACCCGACGATCGACTTCGTCTCGACGGGCGTGCGCATCGAGGACGGCGACTTCCTCGTCGATGGCGACCTCACCATCCGTGGAACCACCAAGCCCGTCACGTTCGAGGTCGACTTCGGCGGCTTCGGATCGGACCCGTGGGGCAACTACAAGGCCGGCGCGACGGCCAAGACCGTCATCAACCGCGAGGACTTCGGTCTCACGTGGAACGCGGCGCTCGAGTCGGGCGGCGTCCTCGTCGGCAAGGACGTGACGATCTCCCTCGACCTGCAGGGCGCTCACCAGGCGTGA
- a CDS encoding DMT family transporter has product MPVPTRDAARGSNTSIAVQFVLCGIVWGSSFLFMKVALTGISPAQVAWSRLILGGLTLALFVALRRDPLPRRPKVWLHMAVLAVSFCVIPFLLFSWAQQHVTSGLASIYNATTPIMTAVMAWLVFRVEKLKPAQIAGIIVGILGVMVIIAPWQGLDLSQSLVAQFAILGATACYGFSLAYMRKFVSNTGMSALVFSFLNIGIAAAIMAVLTPVLVLEPVTLDPWIVGSVVLLGCLGTGVAYIWNQNTLRAWGPTRASTVTYITPIVGVVLGIVILQEHITWNEPVGALIVFAGILLAQNRLRIPTRRSTPRTTVSE; this is encoded by the coding sequence ATGCCCGTCCCGACGAGAGATGCCGCCCGCGGATCGAACACCTCGATCGCCGTCCAGTTCGTGCTGTGCGGGATCGTCTGGGGATCGAGCTTCCTCTTCATGAAGGTCGCACTGACGGGGATCTCACCCGCGCAGGTCGCATGGTCGCGCCTCATCCTCGGCGGGTTGACTCTCGCCCTCTTCGTGGCGCTAAGGCGGGATCCGCTCCCCCGACGTCCGAAGGTCTGGCTCCACATGGCGGTGCTCGCCGTCTCGTTCTGCGTCATCCCGTTCCTGTTGTTCTCGTGGGCGCAGCAGCACGTCACGAGCGGCCTGGCGAGCATCTACAACGCGACGACCCCGATCATGACCGCAGTCATGGCGTGGCTGGTGTTCCGCGTCGAGAAACTCAAGCCCGCTCAGATCGCCGGGATCATCGTCGGCATCCTGGGGGTGATGGTCATCATCGCCCCGTGGCAGGGTCTCGACCTGTCCCAGAGCCTCGTGGCGCAGTTCGCGATCCTCGGCGCGACGGCCTGCTACGGATTCAGCCTCGCCTACATGCGCAAGTTCGTCTCGAACACCGGCATGTCGGCGCTCGTCTTCTCTTTCCTCAACATCGGCATCGCCGCCGCGATCATGGCCGTGCTCACGCCCGTGCTCGTCCTCGAACCCGTCACGCTCGACCCCTGGATCGTGGGGAGCGTCGTCTTGCTCGGATGCCTCGGCACCGGCGTCGCCTACATCTGGAACCAGAACACCCTGCGGGCGTGGGGGCCGACGCGCGCCTCGACCGTCACGTACATCACTCCCATCGTGGGGGTCGTGCTCGGCATCGTCATCCTGCAGGAGCACATCACGTGGAATGAACCGGTGGGCGCGCTCATCGTCTTCGCGGGAATCCTGCTGGCGCAGAACCGCCTGCGCATCCCGACGCGGCGCAGCACTCCGCGCACCACCGTCTCGGAATGA
- a CDS encoding acyltransferase family protein: MTDTSTAAEAAASRSPDAPAPGGTRGAKRRVPFWDNARFACIVLVVLGHAVQRLTYDSDIALGLYLVVYAFHMPAFAIISGYFSKSDSPTARQMARVITDILVPYVIFEMLWTLTKWLVEGQGDPNLTQPSWTLWFLLALGIFRLVLPYLALLRWPLAWTLVISIGAGYLPNVGSTFSLARTLGLLPFFALGWWLHERDIVKRFRLLRPRAWWSVSAALAVFVCAGLTAWFFIDEWRAMNLREWLFYNENYSSLGGTEWWAGGVRLALMGVAILLCTAFFLLVPRKMRFWTHFGQYTMYVYLLHSFVLYPFRETGVLRDAEPTWLWLPLVLVGSVLIALGLATKPVRTVFRPLIEPRPAWLFADASLARREGRRADPTGSRRPRSG, translated from the coding sequence ATGACCGATACATCGACAGCGGCCGAGGCCGCAGCATCCCGATCCCCCGACGCACCCGCGCCAGGAGGCACACGGGGCGCGAAACGACGCGTGCCCTTCTGGGACAACGCGCGATTCGCGTGCATCGTGTTGGTCGTCCTCGGGCATGCCGTCCAACGGCTCACCTACGACTCCGACATCGCGCTCGGGCTCTACCTCGTGGTGTACGCGTTCCATATGCCGGCGTTCGCGATCATCTCCGGCTACTTCTCCAAGTCCGACTCGCCCACGGCGCGCCAGATGGCGCGCGTCATCACCGACATCCTGGTGCCGTACGTCATCTTCGAGATGCTCTGGACCCTCACGAAGTGGCTCGTCGAAGGACAAGGCGACCCCAACCTCACTCAGCCGTCGTGGACCCTGTGGTTCCTGCTTGCGCTCGGGATCTTCCGGCTCGTGCTCCCCTACCTCGCGCTGCTGCGCTGGCCGCTCGCGTGGACGCTCGTGATCTCGATCGGCGCCGGATACCTCCCCAACGTCGGCTCGACGTTCTCACTGGCGCGCACGCTCGGGCTCCTGCCGTTCTTCGCACTCGGCTGGTGGCTGCACGAGCGCGACATCGTGAAGCGCTTCCGACTGCTGCGACCTCGAGCCTGGTGGTCGGTCTCGGCGGCCCTCGCCGTCTTCGTGTGCGCCGGCCTCACCGCGTGGTTCTTCATCGACGAGTGGCGTGCGATGAACCTTCGCGAATGGCTCTTCTATAACGAGAACTACTCGTCGCTCGGTGGCACGGAATGGTGGGCGGGCGGCGTTCGCCTGGCGCTCATGGGCGTCGCCATCCTGCTGTGCACCGCTTTCTTCCTCCTCGTGCCGCGAAAGATGCGCTTCTGGACGCACTTCGGGCAGTACACGATGTACGTCTACCTTCTGCACTCCTTCGTTCTCTACCCCTTCCGTGAGACCGGCGTGCTGCGAGACGCGGAACCCACGTGGTTGTGGCTCCCGCTCGTCCTCGTGGGTTCCGTCCTGATCGCGCTGGGGCTCGCGACGAAGCCCGTCCGCACGGTCTTCCGTCCTCTCATCGAGCCCCGTCCCGCGTGGCTCTTCGCCGACGCGTCGCTCGCGCGACGCGAAGGGCGACGCGCCGACCCCACCGGGTCGCGTCGTCCTCGATCCGGGTAA
- the rpsO gene encoding 30S ribosomal protein S15, translated as MALEADVKKAIIEEYATHPGDTGSPEVQVAMLTQRIKDLTEHLKEHKHDHHSRRGLFLLVGQRRRLLGYLQDIDISRYRSLIERLGLRR; from the coding sequence ATGGCACTCGAAGCAGACGTCAAGAAGGCGATCATCGAAGAGTACGCGACGCACCCCGGTGACACCGGATCCCCCGAGGTGCAGGTCGCAATGCTGACGCAGCGCATCAAGGACCTCACTGAGCACCTCAAGGAGCACAAGCACGACCACCACTCGCGTCGTGGTCTGTTCCTGCTCGTCGGTCAGCGTCGCCGTCTGCTCGGCTACCTCCAGGACATCGACATCAGCCGCTACCGGTCGTTGATCGAGCGTCTCGGACTCCGCCGCTAA
- a CDS encoding aspartate ammonia-lyase has translation MASTDAEPTRTETDSLGSLEIPADAYWGIHTARALENFPISKRPISVYRDLVIALGMVKQASARANREIGVLDPDKADLIDRAAQLVIDGEHHDQFVVGVIQGGAGTSTNMNANEVITNIALELAGREKGDYAFLSPIDHTNRSQSTNDVYPTAIKVGLGLDLRSLLDELDLLRRAFLAKAVEFHDVLKVGRTQLQDAVPMTLGQEFHGFATTLGEDYSRLRENAYLLYEINMGATAIGTGITTHPGYSSAVLRHLREISGLDLDLATDLVESTSDTGAFMSFSSSLKRNAIKLSKICNDLRLLSSGPQAGFGEINLPARQAGSSIMPGKVNPVIPEVVNQVAFAVAGADLTVTMAVEGGQLQLNAFEPVIAHSIFQSITWMRRGMYTLRVNCVDGITANRERLGAMVGSSVGVVTALTPFIGYAASAALAKAALLTGRNVADLVVEAGLMSRDEVIKQLSPARLSGLETITAAIPVIQSAEDIVVGEAPER, from the coding sequence ATGGCATCCACCGACGCTGAGCCCACCCGCACCGAGACCGACTCGCTCGGATCGCTGGAAATCCCCGCTGACGCCTACTGGGGCATCCACACGGCGCGCGCTCTGGAGAACTTCCCGATCTCCAAGCGTCCGATCTCGGTCTACCGCGACCTCGTCATCGCACTCGGCATGGTCAAGCAGGCTTCTGCGCGAGCGAACCGTGAGATCGGCGTGCTCGATCCCGACAAGGCCGACCTCATCGATCGCGCGGCGCAACTCGTGATCGACGGGGAACACCACGACCAGTTCGTCGTCGGCGTCATCCAGGGCGGCGCGGGCACGTCGACCAACATGAACGCCAACGAGGTCATCACCAACATCGCTCTCGAGCTCGCGGGGCGCGAGAAGGGCGACTACGCCTTCCTGTCGCCGATCGACCACACGAACCGCAGCCAGTCCACGAACGACGTGTATCCGACCGCGATCAAGGTCGGACTCGGACTGGACCTTCGCTCGCTCCTGGATGAACTCGACCTGCTGCGTCGCGCGTTCCTCGCCAAGGCCGTCGAGTTCCACGACGTCCTCAAGGTGGGGCGGACGCAGCTTCAGGATGCCGTACCCATGACGCTCGGGCAGGAGTTCCACGGGTTCGCCACGACGCTCGGCGAGGACTACAGCCGCCTCAGGGAGAACGCCTACCTCCTCTACGAGATCAACATGGGCGCGACGGCGATCGGGACCGGTATCACGACGCATCCCGGATACAGCAGCGCGGTCCTGCGCCACTTGAGAGAGATCAGTGGTCTCGACCTCGACCTTGCGACAGACCTCGTGGAGTCCACGAGTGACACCGGTGCATTCATGTCGTTCTCGTCGTCGCTCAAGCGCAACGCGATCAAGCTCTCGAAAATCTGCAACGACCTGCGTCTCCTGTCGTCGGGACCACAGGCAGGCTTCGGTGAGATCAATCTGCCGGCGCGGCAGGCAGGTTCCAGCATCATGCCCGGCAAGGTCAACCCCGTCATCCCCGAGGTCGTCAATCAGGTCGCCTTCGCGGTCGCGGGAGCGGACCTCACGGTGACGATGGCCGTCGAAGGCGGACAGCTTCAGCTCAACGCCTTCGAGCCCGTCATCGCTCACTCGATCTTCCAGTCGATCACGTGGATGCGGCGGGGCATGTACACGTTGCGCGTCAACTGCGTCGACGGCATCACCGCCAATCGCGAGCGTCTCGGCGCGATGGTCGGCTCATCTGTGGGAGTCGTCACCGCGCTCACTCCCTTCATCGGGTATGCCGCTTCGGCCGCCCTCGCGAAGGCTGCACTCCTCACCGGCCGCAACGTCGCGGATCTCGTCGTCGAGGCAGGGCTCATGAGCCGCGACGAAGTGATCAAGCAGCTCTCGCCGGCTCGGCTGTCGGGCCTCGAAACCATCACGGCCGCGATCCCCGTCATCCAGAGCGCGGAGGACATCGTCGTCGGCGAGGCTCCCGAGCGCTGA
- a CDS encoding fumarylacetoacetate hydrolase family protein, which produces MRFAHVIPAGSAEPRLAVIDEEDAVIVADLFPDAPRSLEGLIAGGDDLLARVRDAAATGTRHPLADMTYASALLTPPVILAIGLNYAAHSSELGLKTDSTPTVFVLWPNSLTGHDATISWPRALSESVDYEAELGVIIGRAAKDVSPEDALDHVWGYTVVNDITARDIQYSEAQWSRCKSFDGFTPTGPFVVTADEIADPQDLHVWTVLDGRTMQDATTGQMVRPVSHLISHLSKSATLLPGTLISTGSPGGAGYSRDPQVFLRDRSTVTVGIDGIGELTTHCRITG; this is translated from the coding sequence ATGCGCTTCGCCCACGTGATCCCCGCGGGGTCCGCCGAGCCGCGTCTGGCCGTCATCGACGAGGAAGACGCCGTCATCGTCGCCGATCTCTTCCCCGATGCACCGCGGTCTCTCGAGGGCCTCATCGCGGGAGGCGACGATCTGCTCGCACGCGTCCGCGACGCGGCGGCCACGGGCACGCGTCATCCACTTGCCGACATGACGTATGCCTCGGCCCTCCTGACCCCGCCCGTCATCCTCGCGATCGGGCTGAACTACGCTGCGCACTCGAGCGAGCTGGGACTCAAGACGGATTCGACGCCTACGGTGTTCGTGCTCTGGCCGAACTCGCTGACGGGCCACGACGCGACGATTTCCTGGCCGCGCGCGCTCAGCGAGTCGGTCGACTACGAGGCCGAATTGGGCGTCATCATCGGCCGTGCCGCGAAAGACGTCTCCCCCGAGGATGCGCTCGATCACGTCTGGGGTTACACCGTCGTCAACGACATCACCGCACGGGACATCCAGTACTCCGAAGCGCAGTGGTCGAGGTGCAAGTCGTTCGACGGCTTCACTCCCACGGGCCCGTTCGTCGTGACGGCCGATGAGATCGCCGACCCGCAGGATCTGCACGTCTGGACCGTCCTCGACGGGCGCACGATGCAGGACGCCACGACGGGACAGATGGTCCGCCCCGTCTCGCACCTGATCTCGCACCTGTCGAAGTCGGCGACGCTCCTGCCGGGCACCCTCATCTCGACGGGAAGCCCCGGCGGGGCAGGGTACAGCCGCGACCCGCAGGTGTTCCTCCGCGACCGATCGACGGTCACGGTCGGCATCGACGGAATCGGCGAGCTGACGACCCACTGCCGGATCACCGGCTGA
- a CDS encoding FKBP-type peptidyl-prolyl cis-trans isomerase: MTADRTKPEFDAPAGPAPADLVIRDIIVGDGAEAKPGDTVTVHYAGVEFDSGEEFDSSWGRGESIQFPLRGLIQGWQDGIPGMKVGGRRELVIPPHLAYGPAGGHFLGGKTLIFIIDLIDVA; this comes from the coding sequence ATGACTGCAGACCGCACGAAGCCCGAGTTCGACGCCCCCGCGGGCCCCGCCCCCGCCGACCTGGTGATCCGCGACATCATCGTGGGTGACGGCGCCGAGGCGAAGCCCGGCGACACCGTCACCGTCCACTACGCCGGCGTGGAGTTCGACTCCGGCGAGGAGTTCGATTCGTCGTGGGGCCGTGGCGAGAGCATCCAGTTCCCGCTGCGCGGCCTCATCCAGGGCTGGCAGGACGGTATCCCGGGAATGAAGGTGGGCGGACGCCGCGAGCTCGTCATCCCGCCGCACCTCGCCTACGGGCCCGCGGGCGGGCACTTCCTCGGCGGAAAGACCCTCATCTTCATCATCGATCTGATCGACGTCGCCTGA
- a CDS encoding isopenicillin N synthase family oxygenase yields the protein MTELNLPVLDLSELDRGPESAARFRDDLRTATHEVGFFYLTGTGIPAELEARLHQAAIDFFALPEEDKLAIENVKSPHFRGYTRVGGERTQGKVDWREQIDIGPERDAETDPDAPDFARLTGPNLWPDAQPELREIVDEWQDYLIGIARKLLRAWALALGADESYFDQHFGEPSTLLKIVKYPGKDDPTPQQGVGAHKDSGVLTLLWVEPGKAGLQVEKDGVWVDAPNVPGAFIVNIGEMLEYATQGYLIATNHRVISPKAPANRISVPFFFNPALDAKLPLIELPAELAAHARGVTQDPTNPIHSLYGENALKSRLRAHPDVAAIHHPDLVAARATS from the coding sequence ATGACCGAGCTCAATCTCCCCGTCCTGGATCTCTCGGAACTCGACAGAGGGCCGGAATCAGCGGCACGTTTCCGCGATGACCTCCGCACCGCGACCCACGAAGTCGGGTTCTTCTACCTCACCGGCACCGGCATCCCCGCTGAGCTCGAAGCGCGGCTCCACCAAGCGGCGATCGACTTCTTCGCACTTCCGGAAGAGGACAAGCTCGCGATCGAGAACGTCAAGAGCCCGCACTTCCGCGGGTACACGCGCGTCGGCGGGGAGCGCACGCAGGGCAAGGTCGATTGGCGGGAGCAGATCGACATCGGCCCCGAGCGCGATGCCGAGACCGACCCCGACGCCCCCGACTTCGCCCGCCTCACGGGCCCGAATCTGTGGCCGGACGCCCAGCCCGAACTCCGAGAGATCGTCGACGAGTGGCAGGACTACCTGATCGGGATCGCTCGCAAGCTGCTGCGGGCGTGGGCACTCGCGCTGGGTGCCGACGAGAGCTACTTCGATCAGCACTTCGGTGAGCCGTCGACGCTCCTCAAGATCGTGAAGTATCCCGGGAAGGACGACCCGACGCCCCAGCAGGGCGTCGGCGCACACAAGGACTCGGGCGTCCTCACCCTGCTGTGGGTCGAGCCGGGCAAGGCCGGTCTCCAGGTGGAGAAGGACGGTGTGTGGGTCGATGCCCCCAACGTCCCGGGGGCGTTCATCGTGAACATCGGAGAGATGCTCGAGTACGCGACGCAGGGCTACCTGATCGCAACCAACCACCGCGTCATCTCACCGAAGGCGCCGGCGAACCGCATCTCCGTGCCGTTCTTCTTCAACCCGGCACTCGACGCCAAGCTGCCTCTCATCGAGCTTCCCGCAGAGCTCGCCGCGCACGCGCGCGGCGTGACGCAGGATCCGACGAATCCCATCCACTCGCTCTACGGCGAGAACGCGCTCAAGTCGCGCCTGCGCGCGCACCCCGACGTGGCCGCCATCCATCACCCTGACCTCGTCGCAGCGCGCGCCACGTCCTAG
- a CDS encoding DUF4190 domain-containing protein: protein MTDPNTPSDPTTPPPAAPSYQSAPPPAAPQYSAAPPAPYGEPASAPVPGKTLGIVAFVLSFFIQIVGLVLGIVALVQSRKAGRKNGFALAAIIISSILIVIGIIVAIVVIAVIVPAVTEEFLRLCSEYGNGVHEIDGTTVTLQGCPS, encoded by the coding sequence ATGACCGATCCGAACACGCCGTCCGATCCGACCACGCCGCCGCCCGCAGCCCCGTCCTATCAGTCCGCGCCGCCGCCTGCGGCACCGCAGTACTCCGCCGCACCGCCGGCTCCGTACGGTGAGCCCGCCTCGGCGCCGGTGCCCGGCAAGACCCTCGGCATCGTCGCCTTCGTGCTGTCGTTCTTCATCCAGATCGTTGGCCTCGTTCTCGGCATCGTCGCGCTCGTGCAGAGCCGGAAGGCGGGCCGGAAGAACGGGTTCGCGCTCGCCGCGATCATCATCAGCTCGATCTTGATCGTGATCGGCATCATCGTCGCGATCGTTGTCATCGCCGTCATCGTCCCCGCTGTCACAGAGGAATTCCTGCGTCTGTGCAGCGAGTACGGAAACGGCGTCCACGAGATCGATGGAACCACTGTGACGCTCCAGGGCTGCCCGTCCTGA